From Daphnia pulicaria isolate SC F1-1A chromosome 11, SC_F0-13Bv2, whole genome shotgun sequence, the proteins below share one genomic window:
- the LOC124315403 gene encoding ervatamin-B-like isoform X1, whose translation MSPCELHPSKERFVVSVQPTHEQATHDKMKLVNICFLSLAIFVSFSSAQEETVEDLTKFKDYKKRHKKTYTGALERVHFKRWKKRRAVIDDHNNQNRPFVLGENIYADLSEEEWDTYLMGVKIPKEFVNTEEVVAPSESAVQSVGNRQTLPSLDLRNHTCMPPVKIQSPCGGCWAFIATAAVEFQTCIANNGTKTPLLLSEQQLIDCSSSYGTKGCNGGFYSQAWDYLMAIGGQASNATYPYKAAVGNCSFVKDVTPTVGKISRYSFLAKNETAILTAVQKGPIAVSIVTNSNFTLYKSGIFDDDTCKNGTVNHGVLIVGYGRTNSTDYWIVRNSWGTSWGMSGYIFMKRNVNICRIAEYAFLATI comes from the exons ATGTCCCCATGCGAGTTACACCCGTCCAAGGAGAGGTTCGTAGTCAGTGTCCAGCCAACCCACGAGCAGGCAACACACGACAAAATGAAGTTGGTCAACATTTGCTTCCTATCTCTCGCCATTTTCGTCAGTTTCTCCTCAGCCCAAGAGGAGACGGTGGAAGATCTCACCAAATTCAAGGACTATAAG AAACGACACAAGAAGACCTACACCGGAGCGCTAGAGCGAGTTCACTTTAAACGCTGGAAAAAGAGGAGGGCCGTCATCGATGATCACAATAACCAAAATCGCCCTTTTGTTCTAGGCGAGAATATTTACGCAGATCta AGCGAGGAAGAGTGGGATACCTACCTAATGGGCGTGAAAATACCCAAAGAATTCGTCAACACGGAAGAAGTGGTGGCCCCTTCCGAAAGTGCCGTGCAAAGCGTCGGAAATCGTCAAACTCTTCCTTCG CTGGATTTACGCAACCACACCTGCATGCCGCCTGTCAAGATCCAGTCTCCGTGCGGTGGATGCTGGGCTTTCATAGCCACGGCAGCAGTCGAGTTTCAGACGTGTATCGCCAATAACGGAACCAAAACTCCTCTCCTGCTCAG TGAACAACAGCTGATTGATTGCAGCAGCAGTTACGGCACAAAAGGATGCAACGGTGGATTCTATTCGCAG GCGTGGGACTACCTCATGGCTATTG GTGGACAGGCGAGCAATGCCACATATCCTTATAAGGCAGCG GTCGGCAATTGCAGTTTTGTCAAGGACGTTACTCCAACGGTTGGCAAAATTTCACGATACTCTTTTTTGGCTAAAAATGAAACAGCCATACTGACGGCAGTGCAAAAGGGTCCCATCGCCGTGTCTATCGTTACCAATTCGAATTTCACCCTCTACAA GTCAGGCATTTTTGACGACGACACCTGCAAGAATGGAACTGTCAATCATGGCGTTCTCATTGTGGGTTACGGCAGGACCAACTCCACCGATTACTGGATAGTCCGCAATTCGTGGGGAACATCTTGGGGTATGAGTGGCTACATATTTATGAAGCGCAACGTCAACATATGTCGCATAGCCGAGTACGCATTTCTCGCCACCATATAA